The Phormidium sp. PBR-2020 DNA segment GTCGTAGTTGGCAATCCCTTGTTGCCCAATATCAAAGCCCATGGTGTATTGAGGCGCATTCGGTCCCCCCCCCTGGAGGAGGTTCCCGCCACCAAAGCGAAAATCGGTGGTTCCTCTGGAATCGATTTTAAAATCATCAGAACCGATGCTGTAGAAGTTAGCCGCATCAATGTCGGGAAAGGGATTGCTGGCAGCGGTGGCACTTAAGCCACTTAAGAGGGATTCATTGTTGATGTTCAGGAATAGCCCCCGCAGGTCAGCCATGTTGACGCTGGTGTCGACTTTGAAGTCGAACTGAATAGCACCATCGATTTCTGTAAGCCGGTAGTCAACTTTGGTGTCAGCCTCGTCATAGTTATACAGAGACCCACTCAGAGTAAACGCCTGAGCTGGCGACGCGGCGATCGCCATCAGCGAGGGAATGAGAAAACTGAGTCCTACTGTGAGATATTTAGTCATGATTTATCCTAGATTGTCGGTTTGCCAACGCCACTCCTATAGCAGTCCTAAATCAGTTATAACAGGTATAATGTAAAGATAAGACTCGACCCAGAAGGAGGCATTCAGAAAACATCATGACCATTATCACTGAACTAGATGATTTCATCAACACCAGTTCAAATACTCAAGAAGTCAAAAGAGCCTTGGCTGTTAAGATGATTTTAACAGGAACATCTTCTCATGAAATTGAAAACCTATTACAAGTATCTCATAGTTTTATTAGCAAGTGGAAAAATCAAGCTCTTTTTCATGGGGTAGGCAGCTTAAAACTTCAATATAAAGGAAGTAAAAGTTACCTCAATGCTTCCTCAAAAGCTAAGGTAATTGAATGGCTAAGGCAGCAACCTTATTTAAGAACCGGGGATTTAAAACGACATTTAGATCAGGAATATGGAGTGGTTTATGCTTCAGATCAAAGCTACTATGCTTTGTTCAAATCCGCTAAAATAAGCTGGAAGAAATCTCAGAAAAAGAATCCAGCAAAAAATGAAGAACAAGTCAAAGCAAAAAAAAAGGAAATTCAAAATAAACTCAAAAAATGGGAACCCGAAATAAAAGCTGGAAAGCTTGCGGTGTTTATGATTGACGAATGTCATCTTCTTTGGGGAGACCTCTTGGGTTATGTTTGGGGACGAACAGATATTCGGATTGAAATTCCTATTAAAAATCAAAAAAATAGACAAACTAATTATGGGGCATTAGATTATCAAAATCAGGAATTCATTGTCGAAGAATATTCCAGCGGCAATACGGAAAACACCATAGATTTCATAAAACATTTACGAAAACAAAGACCGACAAAAAGAATTGCCATTTTTTGGGATGGCGCTAGTTATCATAAATCTCAAGAATTTAAAGAATATTTAAAACAAGTAAATGGAGAGTTGTTAGAAGATGAATGGTTAGTTCATTGCACTACCTTTGCTCCAAACGCCCCCGAGCAAAACCCGGTGGAAGATCTTTGGTTACAAGCTAAAAACTTTATTCGGCAGTTTTATCATTTATGTGATTCATTCAAGACAATAAAAGGGCTATTTAAGTTTTTTGCTGATGGTCAAATATTTAATTTCCCCAAACTGTTCTATTATGGAATTTTGCCACAACTGATTTAGGGCTGCTATATCTATACTATAATTCACCTCAATAAAGACATTTAGAAAGTTTCTGCAAAGTTTGAAGGGTGTAGTTATAAATTTTGTGTAAACTTCATGGATTTAGACCTACGTAATTTCCCTGAAAGTATTACGGAGCCTGGGTCTAACTTGGTGGAATTTAAGTAAATCCAATTGAGCTAATACTCACTCCTCGTTAAAAGTTCGAGCAAATACTCGGCCTTTGGAACTATTTGTGAGCGAGATCACAAGAAATGTGAGTAAATTTCGTGAGGTCGCAAAATACCAGTCTGTTGTGGCACAGTGTTAGGTGTGCCTCCAGTTCTTAAGACGGGCTAGTGGCTCAACCTGTTCCATGGCTCACCCGAGAACGCCTATGTCTGCTTCTAATTCCCCACGTTGGACCTCTCTACCGCTTATGGGAAGATTTTGGGAGTGGTGGCGATCGCTTTCCCCGCCAGTCCCGGAAGACTCGGTGACGTTACGGGTGCTGGTGCAATTACTGGTGATTGTGGGGATTGTGGCTACGGATGTGGCGGCGGGGACTACAACGAGCCTCTGGGCGGTTCCCCTGAGTATTATGGGGGCAAGCTGGAGTTGGTTCCGTCGCCGCGAGCGTAACATTGTTCTGAAGTTTGTCTTGGCGATCGCCCTGATTGTCACCTTAGTGGTCTTTCTCAGTAATCTGGTGACGACGCTCAATGACACAAGGGTCATTTTGGCGGAACTGTTGATTCAGGTGCAAGTCCTGCATACTTTCGATTTACCGCGACGCAAGGATTTAGGCTATTCCATGGTCATCGCCTTGATTCTGATTGGCGTGGCGGGAACCATTAGCCAGACCATGGCCTTTGCCCCGTTTCTGGTGCTGTTTCTGCTGCTGGCCATTCCCACCTTAATTTATGATTATCGCTCTCGTTTGGGGTTGGGCGATCGCACCTCAGACGGGTCTCAATCTTCGGTCTTTAGGACTCTACGCCACTCCTTCCCCTGGAAAGCCAGCCTCACCCTGGGCCTGTTGGTGTTGAGTTTAGGTTTAGTGCTATTTGCGGCGATTCCTCGGGTTCCGGGATATCAGTTACGCTCCTTTCCCGTCAGCAGTACCATTGACTTTCGCGGCGACTTCGATGGTCGTAATATCGCGAGTCCCCAAGCACAAACCGATGGGAATCAGTTTAATGGAGAGGGCGACGGGACGGCTGAAGGTCCCGGAGAGGTAGATGAGACCTTTTATGCAGGCTTTTCTGAGAGTATGAACCAAAACCTGCGGGGGTCGATGACGCCTCAGGTGGTGATGCGGGTGCGATCGCAGGCCCCCGGATTTTGGCGAGTGATTGCCTTTGATGAGTATACCGGCCAGGGTTGGCGCATCTCCAGAAATGATAACGTGCGGGACGTGCGCCGGTCTCCCTGGAGTTTCCGCTTTGATTTGCCCTTTATGGGGCCCCGCAGTTTCACCCAAGAAGTCATCCAAACCTATAGCATTGTTGCCGACTTCCCCGGACTGATTCCGGTTCTCGACCAACCCCGCTATCTCTATTTCCCTACAGAGGATGTGGCGATCGGTCCAGAGGGGTCTCTACGTTCCCCAGTCCCCTTATCCGATGGTTTGACCTATAGTGTGGTCTCTAATGTCTCCTTGCGCGATCGCACCCGCTTAGGACAAGCTGAAACCACCTATCCTCCAAGCATCTCCGACATCTATCTACAAGTTCCCGAGGAGATTGAGGAGAGATTACGGGACTATAGCCAATCGGTGTTAGACAACGCTCCCAACCCTCTCAACAACCCCTATGAGATTTCCCTGTACTTAGCCCAATATCTCAAACAGAACTACGACATTCCCCAAGATCCCTTTGGCTTAGCCTTTCTCGACGAGGGAGAAGACTTAGCCCTCAACTTCCTCTTCCGCTGCGAGGAATCCCCCAATCCGGCGGCCTGTACCCCCGGAGGGTATCCTGACCATTTCTCCACAGTGTTCACCCTCCTGTTGCGTTCCCTGGGCATTCCCGCGCGATTAGCCACAGGATTCGGACCAGGGGACTTTAACCCCTTTACGGGACTGTATGAGGTCAAGAATACCCATGCGTTTGCCTTAACGGAGGTGTATTTCCCCAGTCATGGTTGGTTCGCCTTTGACCCCATCCCTGGCCATGAGGTGATTCCCCCCTCGGTGACTGAGTATGAACCCTTTGGGGTCTTACGACAGTTTTGGGATTGGATTGCGGGTTGGCTTCCCTCTCCGGTGGCTGGCTTCATTAACGGCATTTTTGTCATCCTCGGCCGGGCCATTGATTGGTTCTTAGCACGATTTTCTGAAGGATGGCTGGGGATATTGAGTGGTTTGTTGACCCTGGTTCTGTTTAGCTTTGCCGGATGGCTGAGTTGGCAAGGGTGGCGGGAATGGAAACGCCGTCGTTGGCTGTCCAAGTTAGCCCAGATGGAGCGGTTATATCAGCAGATGTTGCAGCGGTTCGCGACTGAGGGCTGTCCGAAACATCCCGCTCAAACCCCCTTGGAGTTTGCTCATCAGGTGGGCGATCGCTATCCCCCCGAAGTTGCTACCATAGTTTCTCAAATTTGTCAAGCCTATGTGGGTTGGCGTTATGGCAAGGAGTCGGTTCCCGTCGAGGAGTTACGCCAGCAATGGCAGGCCGTGCAGCGTCAGGACTGGCGACGCAAGTTGGCGGCGTTAAGAGGACGCTAGGGGGGGGGAGAGGTTTCTCCTTTCCCTTAGCCATTGCTGAAGATATCCCGAGTCACCCCCTGACGGGGAGCCTCCCGCTGTGGGAGCGTTCCCCCAGGGAGGTTTTCGTGAGGGAACACCACCAACAGCAGACTCGCCGTGAGACAGAACAAGAACCGTTTTTCGCAGCCTTTTCCCCCTCGGCGATTTGACCAATGAGAGGGGAATGAGGGGAACCACAGAGTCACAGAGGACACAGAGGAAGATGTAGGGGCGAACGGTGTTCAGCGAGCGATCGTCGAGGTGCTGTTCGCCCTCCCCCCTCCTCACTTCCTCGTGACTTGGCTCGGCCAAGTCATGCTCTTGGGGAGGCTCTGCCTCCCGAGTACAGGCGGCAGAGCAGCCCGAGTGCGTGTCACGGCTCCAGCCATGATACGAGAACATCCCTACCCCCCGAGGGAGAACCCACCCCCAACCCCTCCCAGGAGGGGATTTTTCGCACCTACAAAAAGGGGATTGATAGCAAATCAATCCTCATTTTCGCCCAGAACAATCAAGAAGCATATTGGCATTGTCAAGGATGAGGATCTGACCCGGAAGCATTTCCGGGAGGAGCATCTGTTCGATCCAATCACAGACAAGGGCGCTATTGGTGTAACCCTCAACTATCATCGGTGCGAGGACTTCTCCTTCCCTCCAAGCACTGATAGCGCTGACCCGTTTCCCTGGATGTCCCAACTTCTGTGCCCGGAACCGTTGTGAGCGGTGACAGTAGCCGTAAGGGGGGTCGAGCCTATCGTCAAAACCGCTCTCATCCACATAGACGATTCGCTCTTTGGCGATTCGCCTGAGCGTTTCGATGAATAGGTTTTTCAGTTCTTCATCCCCTTCGCGATACTTATAGGTTTTTTTTGCGCGTGAAGCCAATCTTGTGCAGGGCCTGCCGGATTAAAGTCGGACTAACATCTGTCGGCCACTTCTGGGCCATTTCCTTTTGGGTTAAGTGTCCATACTGCTCGGCGAAGGAGCGAAACTCATCGAGATTGTCAATCTTGGGTCGCAGACCGCGATGATAATCAGTAGTGGGGGCGACCGAACCAGTTTCCTGCTTGCGTTTTAGCCACAGGTCAAGGGTATTTCGACTGATTCCGAGACTCCGACACAGATGGCTTTTACGTTCTCCGCGCTCGATGGCAGCGATAACTTTTTCACGGAAGTCGAGGCTATAAGGAGATGGCATAACTGAGAACTTGAGACCTTCTCTCATTATGTCCTAAGTAGTACTGCTCTTGCAATTTGACTCGATTTCGGTTTTGTATAATTTTGAGTTATTCACAAACTATTTTTTGTTTTGATATTCCAATCATTGACAGTTTTCACAAAAGTTCATAAACAGCTCCTTGTTACAAATTATTATCATTTAGGCAACGAGGTTGACAGGGTTTCAGCCATTTGTTAAAAATTAGGTAAGTACGCTATCGTCTCCTTCTTGTATCTAATTTCGGAAAAAAGGCGATCGCCCCTAGTCAATGCCCGCTCACCCCTGCCGACTGACTCTCCCTGGAGGATGGGCTGAAACGCTGATACTGAAACCCGTTGCGCGACCTCGACGGGAAAAACGCTGACCATCCCTCCCCTCAGAACTCTGCCAGTGGAGGCCCACCTGTTCCCGGCGGGTGGTTCCCGAAATTAACCCGCAAATGGACTTTTTTTTATGACGGAATGTAAAGTAGGGAGCGGGTGGGTTGACATATTCTGATTTTTGTGATACCGGCCCAACAGAATATCGCGATCGACAAATTCTCACCCGTAGCGCGATCGCTCTTTCCATAAATCGACACCACCCCAACATTCCACCCTTGCCGTCCACAGAACCCGGACTGGCATGGCTACGATAGGGCCGAATATCAAGATGCTGGAAGTGAAGCTGGGGTGGCTGATTGATCCGCCAAGCACAAACGGTAGACCTGTATCGTCAGGGACACCGAACCCGAACAGGGCGATCGCCCCGTCACCCTCAATGGCGAAACCGTCTTACCGGACTTTGAGTTAAATCTCAATCTCGTCGGGTGACGCAGTAAAATGGCCGCTGCATTGTTCCATGTTCGACACAGCCCCTAAATGACCCCCACCCAACTCGAACAAACCCTCCTCAACAAATTCCGCCAACTCCCCGAACCTTTCCAGTTGGTCGTCTTCAACCTGCTCGACTCCCTGCTCGACCTACCCAGCGACTCCCCCCAACACGATGGACAGGCCCTGCTACAGCTCGCCGGAACCCTGCCCGATGACGACGCCCGCGAACTCAGCGACGCGATTGATGAAGGCCGCCAAATTGATCGCAACGAGTGGTAAGCCATGACAAGCTGCTACCTACTCGATACCAACATCGCGATCGCTCTACTCAATGGCGATCCGGCCATCACCCAACAGGTTAAAAATATCCCAACCGTTCGTCTTTCCGTGACAATCGTCGGTGAACTGCTCTACGGAGCCGAAAAATCTCAGCGCACGGACAGCAACCGCCAACGCTCCAAATACTGCCAGGCGGAAGCTAAGGTAATCACCCCCGTCAGAATCGCCTTCTCATCAATATCAAACCAAGGATGATGCAGGGCATAATTGCGCTGATTCCCATGACCCACCCCGAGACGAAACATCGTTCCTGGGGCATGATCTAAGTACACTGAAAAATCTTCCGCCCCCAACGACGGTTCCATCAATACTTGCATCCCCGTCTCTTCAATTTGTCACGCTGTTTCCGTCGAAGGAAAAATCATGATGACGCCAGATTTCTACACAGATATTGCCCTGAATCGAGACATCCTAGAAGCTGGACTACGTTGTGGTACAGTTGCCACCTTCCTCGATCTCATTCCCCATCCCCAAGGCGGCGAAGATGGCGCAATCTTAGAAGTATTTAGCGTCACTGGCGACACGCTAGCCGTCGTCACCGTCCCACTATCGAGTATCGAAGCCCTACGCGACGATGACGTGTTCTCGGTACAGCGCCTCACAGTGCGCTAGTCCAGGAACGAGAAGTATGTCATACCTGCCCCAATCGGGGGGATAAATGCCTTGTTGAAACCGGCATTTTCGGCGAACTTTTGCGATCGCCGGTCGCAATGCCACCCTGGCAATATCGTCGCACAGCCAGGGCTGGCGATCGCCCAGTCGATGTATCAAGATCGATGTGTCAAGATCGATACATCAACCAACGAGGTTATGCACCAGCCCCCATGACTCTCAGCACTCAAACTCGCTACACGCCCGACGAGTATCGCCAGCTCGAAGCTCGCGCCCAGCAGCGCCACGAATATCGCGACGGAGAGATCGTTCCCATGCCTGGAGGCTCCCTTGAACACAGCCGTATTTGTGGCAATATCTTCGCTTACCTGAAGTTTTTGCTACGCGATACGCAGTTCGAGCCGATTAACAGTGATTTGCGCCTTTGGGTTCCGGCGTACAATCGTGGGCTATATCCGGACGTGATGGTTTTTGACGGTGCGCCAACGCTGAATGGCGATCGCAACGATGAAGTGCTCGACCCGATCGCGATCGTGGAGGTGCTGTCGCCGTCAACCCAGGCGTTCGATCGCGAGGATAAATTTCTCTTCTATCGTTCGATTCCGAATTTTTGCGAGTACATCTTGGTGCGGCAGACGGTTCCGAGTATCGATCGCTATACGCGCCAGGAGTCGGGTTGGTGGTTGCAGGAGTTTTCGGGTTGGGAGGCGAGTTTACCGATCGAGTCGATCGGGTTGGATATGCCGTTGGCGGAGATTTATCGAGGTGTGAATCTTGATGATTGAATTAGGCATGGACGAGGCGGGGTTCGTGGATGAGGCGAAGCAAATGTTCGATGGCGATCGTCTCCATGGCAAACGTGTTGCCATTGCCATCGGCGAAGTCGATGAGGAAGGCTTTATCATCAAAGGACATGAGGACAGTTCCGATCTGGCCCCGTTGGAGTTCGATGGGTTGGTGGGTTTCTTTGTGTGTGGCCGTGCAGGGGTGCGTGAGAGCGACGAGGTCGTAATCTTGGATGGGTGTCATTGGGTTTGAATGGGGTAGGTGTTGGTGAGGCGTGGGACATCTTCGTCCGTGCGGATAATCCAACAACTCAAAATTAGGGAACTGCCCACATCATTACGCAGCGTGAATTTGATGTCATAGTACCTGCCGAATCGATCGCGTTTATATAGTTCGGCGTCAGCTTCGATCGCGGCTTGTTTCAGCGCTTGTTCGAGTTGTTCTTTGTTGGCGAGGGTAATGCCGAGGCGTTTCTTAAACAGTAGGGCTTTGTGTTTGCCCTTGGGATGTTCGGGATTAAGGCTATAGCGTTCGAGTTTATCTCCGAGGTCAGCGCGATCGCCGTTAGGGAGTTTCATTCCCTGAGCCTAATGGGGTTACAGCTCGATTGTAGCGGTAAGATAGATTAGACAGCAATACCTGTCAATCGAGACGAGAAACAATACATCCGTCCTAACGCACTGGGATATCGTCGCGCCTTTCCCATCATTCGGCCCGTTGCGGCTGCCCCTAACAGGTCTTGCCATTTTCATAGGCTGGGGCCAGTTTTTGTCTCCAACACCAACCCCCTACACGTAAATGCTCGGGAGCTTGGTAGCCCCGTCTCTTTAGAGCGGGGTAGAAAAGCGACTCGGCGGCTTTAGCCGCCGTCCTCCCTAGGTGCTGGCAGTCTGTCAATCCAGTCTTCAATCATGGCGGTCATAGGCTTCTCCCGCTCCTTGGAGAGTTGCCTCAACTTTTTAAGTCTAGATTCCGTCAGCCGAATAGTGAAGTTCTTTTTCATAATGCGCATACATTGTATTGGCAGTATTTTATCATAGTCTCATGGCTAAAACCTTTGCAGCACAAGTAAATCAACTCCCTGACTATCCTCCCTTGAGGGCGGCGCTGGAGTATCTTTGCACGGCATCGAACAACCTCTACAACTGCACCGTTTATCTGGCTAGGCAGTTGTATTTCAAGGAGGGTAAATTCTCGAATGGGCGCTGGCTGTCTAGTCAGATGAAGCACAACGCCCATATGAAGGCGCTCTATACCAGCGCGGCTCAGCAAACCTGCATCAGCGTAGGGGAGGCATTTAAGGGCTACCGTGAACTGTTGAAGTTATGGCGTAGCGGTGGATTAACGCACAAGCCTAAGCCGCCCAACTACCGCAAGTCTGGTGGCATGTTCGAGATCAGCTACCCTAAGCGTTGGCTCAAGTTGATTGACGGTCAGGTTAGGGTGCCGATGGGGACAGCCTGCAAGGTATGGTTTGACCGACCTGAACTATTCCTACCCTTCCCGTCAAACCTTGACTGGGAGAGGGTTAGGGAATTGCAGATCGTTCCGAGGGCTGGCTATTTTGATGCAGTCTGGGTATGCAGCGGCAAACCCATCGCCCCAGTGGCAGTAGCCCCTGAGAAGTCGCTGGTCATTGACCACGGCATCGACAACTGGCTGACCTGTGTAGACAGCGATGGCCATAGCTTCATCGTGGATGGCAAGCACCTAAAAGCGCTTAACCAGGGCTATAACAAGCGAGTAGCCACCATCAAAGAGGAGAAAGAGCACGCCTTCTGGTGCAAGCTGCTAGATAGGCTCACAGGGAAGCGCAATCGCCAGATGCGGGATGCTGTCAACAAAGCGGCACGAATGGTGGTCAATCACTGCCTGAAATATGGCATTGGCACGATCATCTTTGGCTGGAATCAGGGGCAGAAAAGCGGTGCAAATATGGGCCGCAAGACCAACCAAAAGTTTGTTCAAATTCCGACCGGCAAACTGAAAGCCCGCATGGCTCAGCTATGCGAAGCGCATGGCATTATCTTTATCGAACAGGAGGAAAGTTATACATCGCAAGCGTCAGCGCTAGACCTAGATGCCATTCCCGTATACGGTGAAAAACCCGAGGGTTGGAAGGCTTCAGGACGGCGCATTCGGCGCGGTACTTATCGCTCTGCTGCTGGTATTGAGGTCAATGCAGATGCCAATGGAGCGTGGAACATTGGACGAAAAGCAAAAGTAACGGGGATGCAATGCACCCCCGCAAGAGGCGTTTTGACTTCGCCTAAGCGTCTGAGAATTTGGGATCTTCCTGGTGGAACGATCCTAGCTCAGAAGTGCTGTAATCCCTCCGGGGAATCCCCGTCGCGTGATTCGCGGGGAGTAGTCAAGCACAACAGCAGCGATACCCTCTCCACAACAGCCAAACCCCATCCATCACCCAGGAGTTTGAAATGACCCACACCCTACAACTCAATCTCCCCAACACCGTCAAATTCCACGTCACCCCCGAACAGTTTGCCGCGATCGCCACCCACAACCGCGACCTACGCCTAGAACGCACCGCCACCGGAGAACTCATTGTGAACCCACCCACCGGCGGAGAAACCGGCAAACGCAATATCAACATCAGCGGTCAGCTCTATCGCTGGTACGAAGACAACGATTACCCCGGAGAAGTTTTCGACTCCTCCACCGGATTCACCTTGCCCGATGGTGCGATTCTTTCACCTGACGCCTCCTGGGTCAGCTCGAAGCGTTGGGAAACACTCAC contains these protein-coding regions:
- a CDS encoding PEP-CTERM sorting domain-containing protein, encoding MAASPAQAFTLSGSLYNYDEADTKVDYRLTEIDGAIQFDFKVDTSVNMADLRGLFLNINNESLLSGLSATAASNPFPDIDAANFYSIGSDDFKIDSRGTTDFRFGGGNLLQGGGPNAPQYTMGFDIGQQGIANYDIQGTSFLLQHDTQALSLDLFTESMFGVRLMSVGENREGSSKLRGETPTEIVALEPDPEPTPTPVPTVVPTPLPTPAPTPESREVPEPVGILALVGLATTVTRLRRRHHS
- a CDS encoding IS630 family transposase; translation: MTIITELDDFINTSSNTQEVKRALAVKMILTGTSSHEIENLLQVSHSFISKWKNQALFHGVGSLKLQYKGSKSYLNASSKAKVIEWLRQQPYLRTGDLKRHLDQEYGVVYASDQSYYALFKSAKISWKKSQKKNPAKNEEQVKAKKKEIQNKLKKWEPEIKAGKLAVFMIDECHLLWGDLLGYVWGRTDIRIEIPIKNQKNRQTNYGALDYQNQEFIVEEYSSGNTENTIDFIKHLRKQRPTKRIAIFWDGASYHKSQEFKEYLKQVNGELLEDEWLVHCTTFAPNAPEQNPVEDLWLQAKNFIRQFYHLCDSFKTIKGLFKFFADGQIFNFPKLFYYGILPQLI
- a CDS encoding DUF3488 domain-containing protein; translated protein: MGRFWEWWRSLSPPVPEDSVTLRVLVQLLVIVGIVATDVAAGTTTSLWAVPLSIMGASWSWFRRRERNIVLKFVLAIALIVTLVVFLSNLVTTLNDTRVILAELLIQVQVLHTFDLPRRKDLGYSMVIALILIGVAGTISQTMAFAPFLVLFLLLAIPTLIYDYRSRLGLGDRTSDGSQSSVFRTLRHSFPWKASLTLGLLVLSLGLVLFAAIPRVPGYQLRSFPVSSTIDFRGDFDGRNIASPQAQTDGNQFNGEGDGTAEGPGEVDETFYAGFSESMNQNLRGSMTPQVVMRVRSQAPGFWRVIAFDEYTGQGWRISRNDNVRDVRRSPWSFRFDLPFMGPRSFTQEVIQTYSIVADFPGLIPVLDQPRYLYFPTEDVAIGPEGSLRSPVPLSDGLTYSVVSNVSLRDRTRLGQAETTYPPSISDIYLQVPEEIEERLRDYSQSVLDNAPNPLNNPYEISLYLAQYLKQNYDIPQDPFGLAFLDEGEDLALNFLFRCEESPNPAACTPGGYPDHFSTVFTLLLRSLGIPARLATGFGPGDFNPFTGLYEVKNTHAFALTEVYFPSHGWFAFDPIPGHEVIPPSVTEYEPFGVLRQFWDWIAGWLPSPVAGFINGIFVILGRAIDWFLARFSEGWLGILSGLLTLVLFSFAGWLSWQGWREWKRRRWLSKLAQMERLYQQMLQRFATEGCPKHPAQTPLEFAHQVGDRYPPEVATIVSQICQAYVGWRYGKESVPVEELRQQWQAVQRQDWRRKLAALRGR
- a CDS encoding transposase, giving the protein MASRAKKTYKYREGDEELKNLFIETLRRIAKERIVYVDESGFDDRLDPPYGYCHRSQRFRAQKLGHPGKRVSAISAWREGEVLAPMIVEGYTNSALVCDWIEQMLLPEMLPGQILILDNANMLLDCSGRK
- a CDS encoding transposase; amino-acid sequence: MPSPYSLDFREKVIAAIERGERKSHLCRSLGISRNTLDLWLKRKQETGSVAPTTDYHRGLRPKIDNLDEFRSFAEQYGHLTQKEMAQKWPTDVSPTLIRQALHKIGFTRKKNL
- a CDS encoding PIN domain-containing protein; amino-acid sequence: MTSCYLLDTNIAIALLNGDPAITQQVKNIPTVRLSVTIVGELLYGAEKSQRTDSNRQRSKYCQAEAKVITPVRIAFSSISNQG
- a CDS encoding DUF4926 domain-containing protein, with the protein product MTPDFYTDIALNRDILEAGLRCGTVATFLDLIPHPQGGEDGAILEVFSVTGDTLAVVTVPLSSIEALRDDDVFSVQRLTVR
- a CDS encoding Uma2 family endonuclease is translated as MTLSTQTRYTPDEYRQLEARAQQRHEYRDGEIVPMPGGSLEHSRICGNIFAYLKFLLRDTQFEPINSDLRLWVPAYNRGLYPDVMVFDGAPTLNGDRNDEVLDPIAIVEVLSPSTQAFDREDKFLFYRSIPNFCEYILVRQTVPSIDRYTRQESGWWLQEFSGWEASLPIESIGLDMPLAEIYRGVNLDD
- a CDS encoding DUF4926 domain-containing protein; its protein translation is MTPIQDYDLVALTHPCTATHKETHQPIELQRGQIGTVLMSFDDKAFLIDFADGNGNTFAMETIAIEHLLRLIHEPRLVHA
- a CDS encoding Uma2 family endonuclease; amino-acid sequence: MTHTLQLNLPNTVKFHVTPEQFAAIATHNRDLRLERTATGELIVNPPTGGETGKRNINISGQLYRWYEDNDYPGEVFDSSTGFTLPDGAILSPDASWVSSKRWETLTTEQRESFPPICPDFVVELRSKSDALKLTQAKMQEYLANGTRLGWLIDPKRQVVEIYRTSAEPEALSRPANLSGEDVLPGFVLKLDRIWT